A window of Carassius carassius chromosome 44, fCarCar2.1, whole genome shotgun sequence contains these coding sequences:
- the LOC132126592 gene encoding myb-related protein B-like, translating into MSRWMRGEDDDEAMCQDTDSDVADQKDCGKVKVKWTQEEDDKLRKLVLNCGQNDWKYIAGFLSNRSEHQCQHRWFKVLDPDLVKGPWTKEEDEKVIELVKKYGNKQWAMVAKHLKGRLGKQCRERWHNHLNPDVKKSSWTPEEDLIIYKAHCVLGNRWAEIAKLLPGRTDNAVKNHWNSTIKRKVETGFYAGVDTTLHVLQQTESEELVSEEVEFCFDGASEGLPGDVLKRDPDAHEKVTKTASPKTPKAAASPKSEGGDSNVSTWVMDSSGFLSPSAAPTLKEVMELMDGDLEGWCTMSDFELPEESQSPELLQFRLEGSTLQELSKGSKGELIPISPGGATPPSILSRRSRRRIALSPDPNDSMTPKSTPVKILPFSPSQFLNMWTKQDTLDLENPSLTSTPVCSQKATVTTPLHRDKTPLTQKENSLFITPNHKSDLDTTPRTPTPFKTALEKYGPLRSLPPTPNLEEDLKEVLRSEAGIELIVEDEAPTEKKRKQVHRPPMKKVRKSLALDVIDCSETAAARKQQIKYTVKTSQKAQMARSLSLVSCGVKKEENVLDQGFILGPNESGLPTKPAPPTLKQSPPLPMSPAWKTVVCGRTKDQLVMTEKARRYLRSLKSHTPNRALILS; encoded by the exons ATGTCGCGGTGGATGCGCGG TGAGGACGACGACGAGGCCATGTGTCAGGACACAGACTCCGATGTGGCTGACCAGAAGGATTGTGGGAAAGTGAAGGTGAAGTGGACCCAAGAGGAG GATGATAAGCTGCGAAAATTGGTGCTGAACTGTGGACAAAATGATTGGAAATACATTGCTGGCTTTTTATCT AATCGATCCGAGCATCAGTGTCAGCATCGCTGGTTCAAAGTTTTGGATCCTGATCTCGTCAAAGGACCCTGGacaaaggaggaggatgagaag GTGATTGAGCTCGTAAAGAAGTACGGCAACAAGCAGTGGGCGATGGTGGCCAAGCACCTGAAGGGCCGTCTTGGGAAGCAATGCCGAGAGCGCTGGCACAATCACCTCAATCCAGACGTCAAGAAGTCTTCCTGGACTCCAGAAGAAGATCTCATCATCTACAAGGCTCACTGTGTGCTGGGCAACCGCTGGGCCGAGATCGCCAAACTGCTTCCTGGAAG AACGGACAATGCTGTTAAAAACCACTGGAACTCCACTATCAAGCGTAAGGTAGAGACGGGTTTCTACGCCGGCGTGGACACAACGCTTCATGTGCTGCAGCAGACGGAGAGTGAAGAGCTGGTGTCTGAAGAG GTGGAGTTCTGCTTTGATGGAGCCAGCGAGGGCTTACCGGGCGACGTCCTGAAGAGG GATCCGGATGCTCATGAGAAAGTCACCAAAACCGCATCTCCCAAGACACCGAAGGCTGCAGCGAGCCCCAAAAGTGAAGGTGGAGACTCTAATGTGTCGACGTGGGTGATGGACAGCTCGGGGTTCCTCTCTCCATCAGCGGCTCCCACACTAAAGGAGGTGATGGAGCTGATGGATGGG GATCTGGAGGGCTGGTGTACGATGTCGGACTTCGAGCTGCcggaggagagccagagccccgagCTGCTGCAGTTTCGTCTGGAGGGCAGCACCCTGCAGGAGCTCAGCAAGGGCAGCAAAGGGGAGCTCATCCCCATCTCACCCGGCGGGGCGACCCCTCCGTCCATCCTGAGCCGCCGCAGTCGCCGCCGCATCGCCCTTTCACCTGACCCCAACGACTCCATGACCCCCAAGAGCACACCGGTCAAAATCCTGCCTTTCTCTCCTTCACAG TTCCTTAATATGTGGACCAAGCAGGACACGCTGGACCTGGAGAATCCCTCTCTGACGTCGACTCCTGTTTGCAGCCAGAAGGCCACCGTCACCACACCCCTGCACCGCGACAAAACCCCGCTCACGCAGAAGGAGAACTCCCT CTTTATCACACCAAATCACAAGTCTGACCTGGATACGACTCCTCGAACCCCAACTCCATTTAAAACCGCCTTGGAGAAATACGGCCCCCTGCGGTCCCTG CCTCCGACTCCAAATTTGGAGGAAGACCTTAAAGAAGTGTTGCGCAGCGAGGCAGGAATTGAGCTGATAGTAGAAGATGAAGCTCCTACAGAGAAGAAACGCAAACAAGTG CACCGGCCGCCGATGAAGAAAGTGCGCAAGTCTCTGGCTCTGGATGTCATTGACTGCAGTGAGACTGCTGCTGCACGAAAGCAGCAAATTAAATACACCGTCAAAACCAGTCAGAAG GCTCAGATGGCACGCTCGCTCTCGCTCGTCTCTTGTGGAGTGAAGAAGGAAGAGAATGTGTTGGATCAAGGATTTATTCTTGGCCCGAATGAGAGCGGGCTGCCCACTAAACCTGCGCCTCCCACACTGAAACAGAGTCCTCCGTTACCT ATGTCTCCAGCCTGGAAAACCGTTGTCTGTGGACGGACGAAGGACCAGCTGGTCATGACGGAGAAAGCACGGCGGTACCTCCGCTCTTTAAAATCTCATACACCAAACCGAGCGCTCATACTCTCCTGA
- the LOC132126247 gene encoding uncharacterized protein LOC132126247: HVLELTRSYEGPSLSDFDRGFCADQSLSLSAVSADGFLRPNKGIVLEYPEPISIVAPCLNYSTSLLSPLVALHKHTLSPGSSLSTVLGSPVQGKSSTPYERVQFQKPTLASSLDLSCVDLTTTHPSWEVSFVKAIAESPKSCLESTWSPINPSAPPEVSLVSSGRSPLPNGSEELQRSWREMVRQGSSQVPAIPDLQSSSNLAI; the protein is encoded by the coding sequence CATGTTCTAGAGCTGACCAGGAGCTATGAGGGCCCATCGCTGTCTGACTTTGACAGAGGATTTTGTGCAGACCAGAGTCTGTCTTTATCAGCCGTTTCAGCCGATGGCTTCCTGAGACCAAACAAAGGCATTGTTCTGGAGTATCCAGAGCCCATCTCTATTGTTGCACCATGTCTGAACTACTCCACGAGCCTTTTATCACCTTTAGTTGCCCTGCACAAGCACACTCTTTCTCCGGGCAGCAGTCTGAGCACAGTTCTGGGCAGTCCAGTGCAAGGCAAGTCCTCCACACCCTACGAGAGAGTGCAGTTTCAAAAACCCACCCTGGCCAGCTCACTGGACCTGTCCTGTGTCGATTTGACCACCACTCACCCATCGTGGGAAGTGTCCTTCGTGAAGGCCATAGCTGAGAGCCCAAAGTCATGTTTGGAGTCCACGTGGAGTCCTATTAACCCGTCGGCTCCTCCTGAGGTCTCTCTGGTGTCGTCAGGAAGGTCCCCGCTCCCCAACGGTTCAGAGGAGCTCCAGCGCTCCTGGAGGGAAATGGTCCGGCAGGGATCTAGTCAGGTTCCTGCAATCCCAGATCTCCAGAGCTCCTCTAACCTGGCCATCTGA